The nucleotide sequence GGTGGCGTCGGAGGCCGAGCGCATGGCGCGTCGGGACCTGTCGAGCGCGTTCTATCCCTGGGGCGTCGAAGCCGACCCGGAGTCGCTGACTGTCGAGGTCCGGGGCGAGCTCGCCACTTGGATCGGGCGCGAGGAGTCGTCCCGCGAGCGCAAAGCCTACCGGATTGCCTTCCGCGTCGACGGCGGACGGCTGGGACTTTTGCGGTTCGAGGATCTGGAGGACGAAGAATGACAACGAATCGTTCGAGGCGCGACCGCGTCGGCGCGCTGGCCGCCGCGTTCCTGATGAGTTTGTGCACGGCGCCCGCGACGGCGGAGCGCGCGGTCGGGACGCGCGTGCTGAACGCCGCCGACCACGCCGAGCTGGCCGCAGAGATATCGGCGGACAGCGTGGTCCGGGTGGCGCTGCTCGGTGACCGGATCGAACGGGTGATCCGCGCACCGGGTACGTTTGCGGTGGAGCACGATCCGGTGGCGGGCGACCTGTATCTCCATCCCGTTGCGGAATCCGCCGCCCCGCAAACGTCTGCCGCCCCGCACGGCCCCGGCGCGCCGCAGGCGCTGTTCGTCGGATCGGAGAGGGGTTCGACCTACCGGCTGAATCTGATTCCGGTTTCCGGCGGGCCGTCGCAGATCCTGGTCCGCAATGCGGACCTCGAAACGGAGGATCGGGCCGCGCCGGTTCCTGAGACCGGCCATGTCGCGGCCATCGCCGGACTGCTCCGGGCGCTGGCGGGCGGCGAGCCGTACCCGAACTACCGGGTCGAGACGGCCGATCAGGATTCCGCCGCCGACATGGACATCGTTCCGGTCGAGGTTTGGCGCGGACCGCGCTTCGAGGCGCTGGTGCTCGCGCTGGGCGTCGGCGCCCCTGTGGACGCTCCGGACCTGGCCGCGGCGCTGGGCCCGGATGTCGTCGCGGTGTGGATCCCGGAACACGGCGCTCGACGCCACGTGGCGGAACGTCTGGCGGTCGCCGTGCGCGAGGCGCGAGCGCAATGAGCGGGGTCAACGGCAACCCGCGGGCGCAGCGCCGGACCGCATCCGACACGCCTGACGGCGGCGCGCGGCAGGTGCGCAACCGCCAGCTCCTGTTGTTCTCGGCGGCCGCGGCCGTGGCGCTGCTCGCGCTCGCCGCGTGGCTGTCCGGCTCCGGCGGCGGCCCGTCCGCGCCGGGCGCGCGGATCACGGCGGAGTTGGCGGGGCCGGACACGGCGGAGGACACCTGGACGCGGCGCTCGGAGGCCCGGATCGGCCGGCTTGAGGCGGATTTGCGCGACGTGCGCAACGCCAACCGGCAACTCGCGGAGGAGAACCGCCGGCTGCTGGAGGAAATCCGCGGCAATGCCGACGAGGCCAAGGGCATCATCGACCGGCTCACGGCGGCGCTTGGCGAGGCTGCGAGCGGCCAAGCCTCGAACGAGCCCGGCCTCGTCGATCCCTTCGGCGGCGGCGACGTGTTCTCCCCGCGCGCCGCGCGCGGCAGTTCCTCTGCCGCATTGGGAGGCTCGCCAAACCAGTCCGCCGCCCCGCAGGGGCCTGCAGCGGCGCAGCCGCCGCAGGGGCTGATCGAGCGGTTCCCGCTCGACGAGCCGTTCTTTCGGGAAGCCGCAGACGAAGACGCCCGGCAACTGTCGGTATGGCTGCCCGCCGGCAGCCATGCCGAGGCGGTGGTGATCGCCGGCGTCGACGCATCCGCCGCAGTCGCCTCCCAGGGCGATCCGCGCCCGGTGCTGCTCAGGATCACGGGACCCGCGTGGACGGCGGCCGAGGACGGCACGGCGCAGGCCGTCGATCTCCACGGCTGCACCGTCACCGGGGCGGCCTACGGCGACCTGTCGTCCGAGAAGGTCTATGCGCGGCTGCGCACGCTTACCTGTTCGGGTGCCGAGCCCGACACGGTGGTCGAGACCGAAGTGGCGGGGTTCGTCGCGGGCGCCGGCAAGGCCGGCGTGCGCGGCCCGGTCGTGAGCCGCGAGGGCGCGCTGGTGCAGAAGGCGTTTTTTGCGGGGCTCGTCTCCGGCGTCGGCCAGGGCGTCTCCAGCGCGTTCGCGCCCCAGGCGGTCGCGACCGGGACCAACACGGCGGCGGTCGCCAACACCGGGCTCGACGATATCGGCCGCGCCGGCATTGGCGCAGGCGCCTCCTCGGCGGGCCGGCGTGTCTCCGACTACCTGATCCGACGCGCCGAGCAGTACCAGCCGGTGATCCAGCTCCAGGCGGGCACCGCGGTGACCGTGGTGTTCCTGGAGGGTACGCGGCTCGACGGGCGGCCCGGCGACCAACCCACAGGGAGAACGAACAATGACGGTTGAGAAACCGAGCAAGCTCCGGCGCGCACTTGCGCCGGTCACAACGGCCGCGGCCGTCCTGGCGCTGAGCAGCTGCGCGGCGACCCATGTGGGCGAGGACTGGCAATGCCCACTCGCCCAGGGCACGCACTGCGCCAGCGTCGCCGCCGCCGATCCCATGGTCGCCCTCACGGATGCCAAGCACCTGGCGGGCGGCGAACTTCTCGCGGGGATCGAACCCCTCGTGGAAGACGGAGGCCGGCTGGACACACCCATCAAATCCAGGACGCCCATTCCGGCGACGAGAGCCCGGCGCCACGCAGCGTTTGGCAGGACCATGAAAGACGGCCGCGGGCGGGATTGTCCCGTGTTCTGCCGCTCCTTCGGCTGGTTCGCCCGGGTGCTGGCCCACGGCGGGGACGGGGCGGAAGCCTCCGCAACGCCGAACGATTCGCCGGACCCCGCCAATGAGGCCGCGGAAAACGGCGATCGGGCAGACGGGCAGACGGCCTCCTCCGGGCCGGACGAACCGCCGCCCGAGGCGCGCGTGCGCCTTCCCGAAACGATCGGCCGCGTCTGGATCGCGCCCTACGTGGACCCGCACGGCGTCTACCGCGAGGCGTCCTGGGTGCGTATCGTGATCGCGCCCGCGGCCTGGAAGCGCCCACGATGATGGCGCGCCTCAAGGACCTGTTCGAGGGCCCGGCGGGACTGGAACCGTGGACGCCGCCGGAAATCCCCGCGGCGCTGCACGGACTGCTGCCCTGGCGCGCCTTCGACGAGACCTCCGAGCTGTACTTCAACGCGTCCAGCGTCGGGTTCGCGATCGAGATCCCGCCGTTCGCGGGGATCGACGCGGAGACGCTGGGCGCGTTGTCGGGCACCCTGGCCGACGCCGCGCCGGAGCGTTGCGTCGTGCAGGCGATCCATTGGGCGAGTCCCCGGTTCGGGGCGGCACTCGACGCTTGGGGCGCGCCGCGGCGCAAGGCCGGTGAAGTGCAATCGGCGATGCGCGCGCGCCGCGAGCGATTGTTCTCGCACGCGGGCTGGCGTCCCCTTCATTTGGGCGGCCCGCCATTCACGCTCTCCGACTACCGGGTATTTGTCTGCGCGGCGCTGTCCGGTCCGCCGGGCCCGGCGCCCGAGACCGCGTTGAGCGGATTTCGCCGGGCGCTCGAAGGCACGCTCGCGTCCGCGGGCGCGTCGGCCCGCCGCCTCGCCCCCGACGATCTGCTCTCGCTGGCGGCGGAGCTCACCGCGCCGGCTGTGAACGAAAGCCGCGACAGCGGCCTAGGCCGTTCCGGCCTGGGCCGCCCCCGGCGGCGCTGGTCGCCGCGCGATCCGCTGCATCTTCAGTGCGCCGCCCCCGGCCGCGCGCTCACGGTCGCGCCCACCGGCCTGGTGTTCCACGATCCCGACGGCACCGACGTGGCGGTGCGGGTGCTCACCGCCTCAGCCTTCCCGGAGGTCTGGCCGGGCTGGCGCGGCAACGCGCTGATCGGCGACTTCCACCGCGAGTTCCTTCAACCGGGCTGCCCGGTGCTGACCTGCCTCACCGTCGTGACCGGCGACGAGGCGGCGGTCGACCGCGCGGTCTTCAAGGCCGCCCGCGCCACGCAGCAGGCGGGCACGGGCATCGCCCGCTATCTGCCGGGACTGCCCGAAAAGGCCCGAGACTGGCAGTTCGTGACCGAACGGCTCAAGGGCGGCGAGCGCCTCGTCCGGGCCTGCTACACGGTCGCCGTGTATGCCCCGGCGGCAGCCGTCGACGAGGCGGAGCAGGCGGTGCGCGCCATCTATCACGGCCAGGGCTGGCGGATGGCGGCGGAGCGGTACGTGCAGTTACCGTCGTGGCTCGCCGGCCTGCCGATGGTTCCGGCGGGCGGGCTCGCGGACGATCTCGAGCGCATGGGCCGCATGAAAACCCTGATCACTTCCGCCGCCGTCAACCTGGCCCCCGTTCACGGCGAGTGGCGCGGCCAGGGCTTTGCAGCCGGCAACGGCTCGCCCGACACGCCCCCGGCGCTGCTGCTGATCGGGCGGCGGGGACAGCCCGCGGGCTGGTCGCCGTTCGCCAACACGGCCGGCAACTACAACGTCGCGGTCACGGGCAAGTCCGGTTCCGGCAAGTCGGTGCTGATGCAGGAACTGGTCGCCGGCATCGTCGGCGCCGAGGGCGAGGCGGTGGTCATCGACGACGGGCGCTCCTTCCAGCACACCGCGGAGGCGCTGGGCGGCACGTTCATCGCGTTCGGCAAGGACGCGGCCTGCCTCAACCCGTTCGCGATGATCGATTCGGCCGCCGCTCAGGCGGATGGCGACTACCGGGAAGAGTGCTTCGCGATGCTCGCCGGCGTGCTCTCGCGCATGTGCCGGAGAAGGGGCGCCATCGACGACATCGAGGCGGCGCTGATCCACGAGGCGATCGCGGCGGCCTGGGACGAGGGCGGCAACGCGGCCGATCTGGCCGCCGTGCGCAAGCACCTTCAGGCTCGAGGCGACCTACGCGCCGCCGACATGGCCACCGCGCTCGGCCCCTGGTGCCCGGGCGGGTCGATGGGCCGGCTGTTCGAGGGCACTTCCGTGCCGGACCTCGGCCGGTCGGTGACCGTGTTCGAGCTGGCGGAACTGAAGGGCCGGGGCGACCTGCAGGCGGTGGTGCTGATGCTGGTGGTGTTCCTCGCCACGCAGCGCATGTACCACGGCGAGCGGACGCGGGCCAAGGCCATCGTCATCGACGAGGCCTGGGATCTCCTGTCCGGCGACGACAGCCGGGCCTTTCTCGAGGGCGCGGCCCGCCGGGCCCGGAAATACCGGGGCTCGCTCGTGACCGGCACGCAGTCGGTGAACGACTACTACGCCAATCCCGCCGCTCGCGCCGCTTGGGAGAACTCCGACTGGGTGATCTTCCTGGCGCAGAAGGACGAGTCGGTCGAACTCCTGAAGTCCGAAAAGCGCATCCACTGCGATCCGGGCATGGAGCAGGCACTGAAGAGCCTGACCACCGCGGACGGGCGGTTCGCCGAACTCGTGCTGCACGGCCCGGACGGCTGGCGGGTGGCGAGATTGGTGCTCGATCCGTGGTCGGTGGCGCTCTACTCCTCGCGCGGGGACGCGTTCGCCGAGGTCGAGCGGCTCAAGGCCGGAGGGCTGACGACGGTCGAGGCCATCGACCGGATCGTCGGGGAGGAACGTCCGACCGCATCCGAAACGCAACCCGCGAGCCATGACGGAGGACAACAATGAACGTATCCACGACCGGGGCCGCGCGGTCCCGCTCCGCGCAGCGGTGGCCGGGGGACCCGTCCGGGCTGACGGCCGCGGGCATCGACTTCGAGGCGCTGGCGCACGTACTGGCGAACACCTGCCGCTGGGGCGGGAGAACGCGCCGGTTCTACTCGGTAGCGCAACGGGCGGTCGTGGCGAGCGAGGCCATCGCATCGCTGGACGGGCTGAAGCCGGAAGAGCGCCGGACCTTGGCATTGCGGGCGCTGCTCGCCGACGCGCGGATCGCCTGGCTCGGCGACGTCGAAGCCGGTGGTTCGACGTCGGCGCGCGCCGCGGAGCGTCACCGGCGTGACGGCGCGGCCATCGACCGCGCGGTGCTTGAGGCTGCGGGACTCGATGGTGTGCCGACGCCGGAACAGAACGACCTGCTGCGTTTCGTCGCGCGCATGACCGACGCGGCCGAGCGCCGCGATCTGGACGGCGCGGGCTTCGGCCGGGATGCCGGCGTGGCGTTCCCGCCGCTGAAACGCCGCATCCGCCCGGTCGAGCCGGGCAAGGCCGCGCGGCTGTGGCTCAAGCGCTTCAGGGAACTCACCGCCCCGCCCGCCGGGGCGGGCGCAAGTCCGGCCGGCGCGCAGGCGCCTGCCGGAAACGCAACCGATCACGAGGAGAAAAACGATGGCGCGCACCTGGCGAGGACACAACGAGAGGAAACGCAGCATGGGACGGAGCCGGAAAGCCAAGGCCGCGCGCGCGCGGCTTGACCGTCGGCGCGCCCCGAAGCTGAGGACGGTCCGCGACGCCGAGGCCGTGTTCCGCGCGGCCGTCCTCGCGGGGCTGCTGTCCGCCGAGCGTTCCGACCCCCGCTGGGCCGGCCACTACCTGTACATGTTCCACGACGAGGACGGCACGGGCTGGTTCAAGCACCGGGACACCCGCGCGTACGTGCCGTTCCCGGCGAGAAGGCAGGCGGCGGGCGGCGCGAACGGGGAGTACGGGACGTGAGCGAGCTGAGGCTACTCGGCTGCGCCGTGTTGCTCAATCTGGGCGTCGCGGCGGTT is from Gammaproteobacteria bacterium and encodes:
- the traC gene encoding type IV secretion system protein TraC; protein product: MMARLKDLFEGPAGLEPWTPPEIPAALHGLLPWRAFDETSELYFNASSVGFAIEIPPFAGIDAETLGALSGTLADAAPERCVVQAIHWASPRFGAALDAWGAPRRKAGEVQSAMRARRERLFSHAGWRPLHLGGPPFTLSDYRVFVCAALSGPPGPAPETALSGFRRALEGTLASAGASARRLAPDDLLSLAAELTAPAVNESRDSGLGRSGLGRPRRRWSPRDPLHLQCAAPGRALTVAPTGLVFHDPDGTDVAVRVLTASAFPEVWPGWRGNALIGDFHREFLQPGCPVLTCLTVVTGDEAAVDRAVFKAARATQQAGTGIARYLPGLPEKARDWQFVTERLKGGERLVRACYTVAVYAPAAAVDEAEQAVRAIYHGQGWRMAAERYVQLPSWLAGLPMVPAGGLADDLERMGRMKTLITSAAVNLAPVHGEWRGQGFAAGNGSPDTPPALLLIGRRGQPAGWSPFANTAGNYNVAVTGKSGSGKSVLMQELVAGIVGAEGEAVVIDDGRSFQHTAEALGGTFIAFGKDAACLNPFAMIDSAAAQADGDYREECFAMLAGVLSRMCRRRGAIDDIEAALIHEAIAAAWDEGGNAADLAAVRKHLQARGDLRAADMATALGPWCPGGSMGRLFEGTSVPDLGRSVTVFELAELKGRGDLQAVVLMLVVFLATQRMYHGERTRAKAIVIDEAWDLLSGDDSRAFLEGAARRARKYRGSLVTGTQSVNDYYANPAARAAWENSDWVIFLAQKDESVELLKSEKRIHCDPGMEQALKSLTTADGRFAELVLHGPDGWRVARLVLDPWSVALYSSRGDAFAEVERLKAGGLTTVEAIDRIVGEERPTASETQPASHDGGQQ
- a CDS encoding conjugal transfer protein TraB, translating into MSGVNGNPRAQRRTASDTPDGGARQVRNRQLLLFSAAAAVALLALAAWLSGSGGGPSAPGARITAELAGPDTAEDTWTRRSEARIGRLEADLRDVRNANRQLAEENRRLLEEIRGNADEAKGIIDRLTAALGEAASGQASNEPGLVDPFGGGDVFSPRAARGSSSAALGGSPNQSAAPQGPAAAQPPQGLIERFPLDEPFFREAADEDARQLSVWLPAGSHAEAVVIAGVDASAAVASQGDPRPVLLRITGPAWTAAEDGTAQAVDLHGCTVTGAAYGDLSSEKVYARLRTLTCSGAEPDTVVETEVAGFVAGAGKAGVRGPVVSREGALVQKAFFAGLVSGVGQGVSSAFAPQAVATGTNTAAVANTGLDDIGRAGIGAGASSAGRRVSDYLIRRAEQYQPVIQLQAGTAVTVVFLEGTRLDGRPGDQPTGRTNNDG
- a CDS encoding TraV family lipoprotein encodes the protein MTVEKPSKLRRALAPVTTAAAVLALSSCAATHVGEDWQCPLAQGTHCASVAAADPMVALTDAKHLAGGELLAGIEPLVEDGGRLDTPIKSRTPIPATRARRHAAFGRTMKDGRGRDCPVFCRSFGWFARVLAHGGDGAEASATPNDSPDPANEAAENGDRADGQTASSGPDEPPPEARVRLPETIGRVWIAPYVDPHGVYREASWVRIVIAPAAWKRPR